The following proteins come from a genomic window of Ilumatobacter coccineus YM16-304:
- a CDS encoding adenine deaminase has protein sequence MTTIAPDPIDTASGFYGAPSAPTPDEISRMKAVARGDIPGDVAIRGGRVVTVHTCEIIPADVVLSGRHIAAVVPHGRLDARETVDATDRFVAPTFADAHIHMDYTLLTPSELARVVVPRGTTHMFADPVCLANVLGVLGMDLAAVTAAPMRIFQQVTPDVPRRGRYQLGGASVPHEHILDRITWPNSTSVGESSPFLDDAEMCELMSVALTHGRRATGHTARLDQEPLWAYLAGGVGDDHNAATWPEVLERVRRGMAVTIQAGSMSDYCEEILGDPARLGMVAQHLCFCADDKHIEDLYDQGHIDHHVRSAVELGVDPALAIRMASLNAAMHFRVDHLIGSIAPTRLADLQILGDLTEFVPSEVWVDGEVVARDGEALFTDADPVPDAARGTVNLGPIDATAFEVPADTDEPTALVRAMEMYDGYYKRALVAEADVVDGKVMTCQEHDLAKIVVVDRHQASGAAGIGFVRGFGLRNGALAATTNCDNQNVVAIGTDDAQLEAAVKALDRLGGGYVVIENGEVAAQLPLPYAGIISDQPWEIVLEQSREVNAAARAIGCPIHAPFMILAFVGLPGVPDYGLTELGLIDVTRQEAVGLVLEDFDGPPDCRCVQTGLHHAHGHAHEHAHETDTPQ, from the coding sequence ATGACCACCATCGCACCCGACCCGATCGACACGGCGTCCGGCTTCTACGGCGCACCGTCTGCGCCCACCCCGGACGAGATCTCACGGATGAAGGCCGTCGCCCGCGGCGACATTCCGGGCGACGTGGCGATCCGCGGTGGCCGCGTCGTCACCGTCCACACCTGCGAGATCATTCCCGCCGACGTGGTCCTGTCGGGCCGCCATATCGCCGCGGTCGTTCCGCACGGCCGCCTCGACGCTCGCGAGACCGTCGACGCCACCGACCGCTTCGTGGCGCCCACGTTCGCCGACGCCCACATCCACATGGACTACACGCTGCTCACCCCGAGCGAGTTGGCGCGAGTCGTCGTCCCCCGCGGCACGACGCACATGTTCGCCGACCCGGTGTGCCTCGCGAACGTCCTCGGCGTGCTCGGCATGGACCTCGCCGCCGTCACCGCGGCGCCGATGCGCATCTTCCAGCAGGTCACCCCCGACGTCCCACGACGCGGTCGCTACCAACTCGGCGGCGCCTCGGTTCCGCACGAGCACATCCTCGATCGCATCACGTGGCCCAACTCGACGAGCGTGGGCGAGTCGAGCCCGTTCCTCGACGATGCCGAGATGTGCGAGCTGATGTCGGTCGCACTCACGCACGGTCGACGAGCAACCGGCCACACCGCCCGTCTCGATCAGGAACCGCTGTGGGCCTACCTCGCGGGCGGCGTCGGCGACGATCACAACGCGGCGACCTGGCCCGAGGTGCTCGAGCGCGTCCGCCGGGGCATGGCGGTCACGATCCAGGCCGGCTCGATGTCGGACTACTGCGAGGAGATCCTCGGCGACCCCGCCCGACTCGGCATGGTCGCGCAGCACCTCTGCTTCTGTGCCGACGACAAACACATCGAAGACCTCTACGACCAGGGCCACATCGATCACCACGTCCGCAGCGCGGTCGAGTTGGGCGTCGACCCTGCTCTCGCCATCCGAATGGCGTCGCTCAACGCGGCCATGCACTTCCGCGTCGACCACCTCATCGGGTCGATCGCTCCCACTCGACTGGCCGACCTCCAGATCCTCGGCGACCTCACCGAGTTCGTGCCGAGCGAAGTGTGGGTCGACGGTGAGGTCGTCGCCCGCGACGGCGAGGCCCTGTTCACCGACGCCGACCCGGTGCCCGACGCAGCGCGAGGCACGGTCAACCTCGGCCCCATCGACGCCACCGCGTTCGAGGTCCCCGCCGACACCGACGAGCCAACAGCGCTCGTGCGGGCGATGGAGATGTACGACGGCTACTACAAGCGAGCGCTCGTCGCCGAGGCCGACGTGGTCGACGGCAAGGTCATGACCTGCCAGGAGCACGATCTCGCCAAGATCGTCGTCGTCGACCGCCACCAGGCATCCGGTGCCGCTGGGATCGGCTTCGTGCGCGGCTTCGGTCTGCGCAACGGCGCGCTCGCAGCGACGACGAACTGCGACAACCAGAACGTCGTCGCCATCGGCACCGACGACGCCCAACTCGAAGCGGCGGTGAAAGCGCTCGACCGTCTCGGTGGCGGCTACGTCGTCATCGAGAACGGCGAGGTCGCAGCTCAGCTCCCGCTGCCCTACGCGGGAATCATCTCCGACCAGCCGTGGGAGATCGTGCTGGAGCAGAGCCGGGAGGTCAACGCTGCGGCGCGGGCGATCGGCTGCCCGATCCACGCACCGTTCATGATCCTCGCGTTCGTCGGACTGCCCGGTGTGCCCGACTACGGCCTCACCGAACTCGGGCTCATCGACGTGACTCGCCAGGAGGCGGTCGGCCTCGTCCTCGAAGACTTCGACGGCCCGCCCGACTGCCGCTGCGTACAGACCGGACTCCATCACGCCCACGGACACGCCCACGAACACGCCCACGAAACGGACACACCGCAATGA
- the add gene encoding adenosine deaminase, giving the protein MTSTTNDSAVSDEMIALLPKVELHVHLEGTLEPTRIAQLADLAGKELPRPLDRIFETTDLSDFLAFLDWTGRLVTSPDLAGELAYDFAARAARDNTMYAEVIINPTHWGALSLDDLLAGVAAGFDRAQADGLADCRILPSILRQQSEAEAVDLANHLAEHQPHRVVGLSIDGDEAVAGRTAPRFAAAYRIAKDAGLGLTAHAGESSGADGVRDALDLLGVDRLDHGIRAVEDPELVARLVDEGQPLNVCVTSNCRRMYPDVHHHPILELLAAGVNCTINTDDPAPMQCDLNGEFALVADAAGWDLTDTAAATATAIDAAFCDHATKADLRTRLAAFTTEHIEGATS; this is encoded by the coding sequence ATGACCTCGACCACCAACGACTCCGCCGTCTCCGACGAGATGATCGCGCTCCTGCCGAAGGTCGAACTCCACGTTCACCTCGAAGGCACGCTCGAGCCCACACGCATCGCGCAGCTCGCCGACCTGGCCGGCAAGGAGTTGCCGCGCCCCCTCGACCGAATCTTCGAGACCACCGACCTGTCGGACTTCCTCGCGTTCCTCGACTGGACCGGACGTCTCGTCACCTCCCCCGATCTGGCGGGCGAGTTGGCCTACGACTTCGCCGCGCGGGCGGCCCGCGACAACACCATGTACGCCGAGGTGATCATCAACCCCACGCACTGGGGCGCCCTGTCGCTCGACGATCTGCTCGCAGGCGTTGCCGCCGGATTCGACCGAGCACAAGCCGACGGACTCGCCGACTGCCGCATCCTGCCCTCCATCCTCCGTCAACAGAGCGAGGCCGAGGCGGTCGATCTCGCCAACCACCTCGCCGAACATCAGCCGCATCGCGTCGTCGGACTCTCCATCGACGGCGACGAAGCCGTCGCCGGGCGAACGGCGCCACGATTCGCGGCGGCCTACCGGATCGCCAAGGACGCCGGCCTCGGACTCACCGCGCACGCCGGTGAGTCGTCGGGCGCCGATGGGGTTCGCGACGCGCTCGACCTGCTCGGTGTCGACCGACTCGACCACGGCATTCGCGCCGTCGAAGACCCCGAACTCGTCGCTCGGCTCGTCGACGAGGGGCAGCCGCTCAACGTGTGTGTCACGTCCAACTGTCGGCGGATGTACCCCGACGTCCACCACCACCCGATCCTCGAACTCCTGGCCGCCGGGGTGAACTGCACGATCAACACCGACGACCCGGCGCCGATGCAATGCGATCTCAACGGCGAGTTCGCACTGGTCGCCGATGCCGCGGGATGGGACCTCACCGACACCGCCGCGGCGACCGCGACCGCCATCGACGCGGCGTTCTGTGACCACGCGACCAAAGCCGACCTCCGAACGCGCCTTGCAGCGTTCACCACCGAACACATCGAAGGAGCAACCTCATGA
- a CDS encoding acyl-CoA dehydrogenase family protein: protein MTAIETDTGATTATAVDPYGPPADEMKWLDIARELAPSFAATAAELDERAELPLDNLRAIQESGLDTAPLGKEFGGGGMSYRTFGPVLAEITKACPATGCIWLMHAGAATTLTSLSPQPVAEFYANEWLGGKRFANALSEPTSGNLFLVPLQSAEPTDGGWVLDGAKRFVSGCEIADHLLVNALVDGAPSFFGTEADETVTPIPIWDTMGMRATRSQLLSFEGSLLRTERRCRAPEPGDQNLIGLGLPWLSLGIARAAYDALVSHAQQRVIPSIDAPLSHMQWVQFDVAEAAVSIRSAEGLAARTMWLADQRSPEAMSAAIDAKLLANQVAKSVAELGVRIGGASGYLRTSSIQRHFRDAQAGGLMAYSVELCRDWIGKSELGVE, encoded by the coding sequence ATGACCGCCATCGAGACCGACACCGGCGCAACGACAGCGACCGCAGTCGACCCCTACGGGCCGCCGGCCGACGAGATGAAGTGGCTCGACATCGCCCGCGAGCTCGCGCCGTCGTTCGCAGCCACCGCTGCCGAGCTCGACGAACGAGCCGAACTCCCGCTCGACAACCTGCGCGCCATCCAGGAGTCGGGGCTCGACACCGCACCACTCGGCAAGGAGTTCGGGGGAGGCGGCATGTCGTATCGAACGTTCGGCCCGGTACTCGCCGAGATCACGAAGGCGTGCCCGGCGACGGGATGCATCTGGTTGATGCACGCCGGCGCCGCCACCACGCTCACGAGCCTCAGCCCCCAACCCGTGGCCGAGTTCTACGCGAACGAGTGGCTCGGCGGCAAGCGCTTCGCCAACGCACTGTCGGAACCGACGTCGGGCAACCTGTTCCTCGTTCCGTTGCAGAGCGCCGAACCGACCGACGGCGGCTGGGTGCTCGACGGCGCCAAGCGCTTCGTGTCGGGTTGTGAGATCGCCGACCACCTGCTCGTCAACGCCTTGGTCGACGGGGCGCCGTCGTTCTTCGGAACCGAAGCCGACGAGACCGTCACCCCGATTCCGATCTGGGACACGATGGGCATGCGGGCGACGCGCTCGCAGCTGCTCTCGTTCGAAGGGTCGCTGCTGCGCACCGAGCGCCGCTGCCGCGCCCCCGAGCCGGGTGATCAGAACCTGATCGGTCTCGGCCTGCCGTGGCTGTCGCTCGGCATCGCGCGAGCGGCGTACGACGCGCTGGTCTCGCATGCGCAGCAACGCGTGATCCCGTCGATCGATGCCCCGCTCTCGCACATGCAGTGGGTGCAGTTCGACGTGGCCGAAGCCGCAGTCTCGATTCGCTCGGCGGAGGGACTGGCAGCGCGCACCATGTGGCTCGCCGATCAGCGCTCACCCGAGGCGATGAGCGCCGCGATCGACGCGAAGCTGCTCGCCAACCAGGTCGCCAAGTCGGTCGCCGAGCTCGGCGTGCGCATCGGTGGCGCCTCCGGCTACCTGCGCACCTCGTCGATCCAACGCCACTTCCGCGACGCGCAGGCCGGCGGGCTCATGGCGTACTCGGTCGAACTCTGCCGCGATTGGATCGGCAAATCGGAGCTCGGAGTCGAGTAG
- a CDS encoding beta strand repeat-containing protein, producing the protein MAVVGIGERVKRLGAALCLMLLVVVTDTPSVSIAAPPTFAQYHSPSTIGVGSATRLVFTIDNSFQSTPVGSLSFVDNLPAGVTVASSPDVENTCGGIVDAPAGGAAISLTDGVIGGGQRCTISVFVTSSTPGAATNTTSDLTSTEGNAGPTTSTLTVATNRPGVGRSFSPSTVAFGERSTMTFTVDNSASSSFSSAFPFLDRLPPGIVVADPERVVTSCGVVTTAPGTSTVETGTSLVTAGSSCSVSVDVVANAVGVHDVIGSEYSASGGSSGFAVAPLTVVGDDLIVVQDVLDDPAEESGTATVRYSVLNRSRSTDVGAVGFTVDLDAALSGLVATGLPISDPCGPGSQVSGTSVVTVSGAAVAAGERCEFDIEVAVPAGAVGDHVIATSAITSDAGSFSAASDLLSVGRAPSLTFDFVEEPVGAGSQVTLRYTIANDRTDAAATDIAFIHPFDMFADTMSPLIPSDPCGSGSLMYSTVNAGTPHVQLLNGVLAAGASCTFDVLIDVSDDAPSGIWPSSTSRLTATVAGSVLSSREASDDLHTIAAPSLRKSFSTGPHLPGDSVTIEYSLASTGAAPDEDLSAEGAVTAISFTDDLDAALAGLAATGLPLNDVCGTGSQVTGTSVLTVTGANLAPGTACTFTVDAQVPAGASSGAFVSTTSAVMADVGGVITTGAPATDELEVYELVATKSFIDDPVTTGGSATLRFTIENLGSSDATDIFFTDNLGLMAPGIAATTAPQPDVCGAGSQITGTNFLIFVGGNLLAGESCTFDVDVAIPASVASGSYTNTTSSVTATVDGTTATLAPMSDVLVVERPLPVLLSAEVTDDPVLAGDTATLEFTIENPNASDVMSSIEFTADLDEALAGMVASGLPLVNPCGAGSNVSGSSEIVVSGASLAGGASCSFSVTLQIPPAVASGRSSIVTSAPDASVGGFPTTGNVATADFVVADPGDVTVTIDQASGQADLSNVEPVFFDVVFSGSVTDFSGDDVELSGTALPTTAVVSGSGTTYSVAVSGMSTAGTVIADIDGGRVRADSPVNATNSPSTSTDNVIDFDGDAPTVTIEQATAQADPTNIDSFVFDVEFSEPVSGFTGTDVTVGGTAGAATVAVAGTSPGTDFTVTVSGATSDGTVVASIGAGAVADDAGNTSDASTSTDNSVTYDATGPTVTIEQATAQADPTNVDGFVFDVEFSEPVSGFTDADVTVGGTAGAATVAVAGTSPGTDFTVTVSGATGDGTIIPTVRAGAVADSLGNPSTASTSGDNTVTYDATSPTVTIDQAASQRDPVNVEPFVFDVVFSEPVTGFTGTDVVIGGTAGATTAVVSGSGSAYTVSVSGTANDGTVTASIVSAAVTDPTGNPSAASTSTDNQITYDTSLASVTVEQAAGQSDPTATDGVAFDVVFSEPVTGFDASDVVVSGAGGASVAVSGSGAAYVATVTGLAGEGTVSASVPAGAAATAAGGTNVDSVSVDSSVSYDFVGPTIVTPDSPLVVANDPGKAGADVTFVVTATDGPSGSTLDASLDVADLDVTALDVAALSVAALDVAVTCDPVSGSFFSVGTTTVTCTASDELGNDSVASFDVTVTDEEAPTIAEVPDVQATAAGAGGTVVVTYDLPAGSDVAGAASVECVPPSGSAFPIGDTTVTCTATDDAGNTSTTTFVVSVVSVELPATGGGLGLTRPALGVLLIGLGLFVASRSRRLRVS; encoded by the coding sequence ATGGCAGTGGTGGGTATCGGTGAACGTGTGAAACGCTTGGGCGCGGCCCTGTGCCTGATGCTGCTCGTCGTCGTGACCGACACGCCGTCGGTGTCGATCGCCGCGCCGCCGACGTTCGCGCAGTATCACTCCCCGTCGACCATCGGAGTGGGTTCGGCCACCCGCCTGGTGTTCACGATCGACAACTCCTTCCAATCGACGCCGGTCGGGTCGCTGAGCTTCGTCGACAACCTGCCCGCCGGTGTCACGGTCGCCTCGTCCCCCGATGTGGAGAACACCTGCGGCGGAATCGTCGATGCTCCCGCCGGCGGTGCCGCCATCTCGCTGACCGACGGCGTCATCGGTGGCGGTCAGCGGTGCACCATCAGCGTCTTCGTCACGTCGTCGACGCCGGGAGCCGCCACCAACACCACCAGCGATCTGACGTCGACCGAAGGCAACGCCGGGCCCACCACGAGCACCCTCACCGTCGCCACGAACCGACCGGGCGTGGGGCGCAGCTTCTCTCCGTCCACCGTCGCGTTCGGTGAACGCTCGACGATGACGTTCACGGTCGACAACAGCGCCTCGTCGTCCTTCTCGTCAGCCTTCCCGTTTCTCGATCGCCTGCCGCCTGGCATCGTCGTCGCTGATCCGGAGCGGGTGGTGACCAGTTGCGGCGTGGTCACCACCGCACCGGGTACGTCGACGGTGGAGACCGGCACGTCGTTGGTGACTGCGGGCAGTTCGTGCTCGGTGTCGGTCGACGTCGTCGCGAACGCCGTCGGGGTTCACGACGTGATCGGGTCGGAGTACTCGGCGTCGGGTGGATCGTCGGGTTTCGCGGTGGCGCCGCTCACGGTGGTGGGCGACGACCTGATCGTCGTCCAAGACGTCCTCGACGATCCGGCCGAGGAGAGCGGGACCGCGACCGTTCGATACAGCGTGCTGAACCGGTCACGCTCGACCGACGTCGGTGCAGTCGGCTTCACCGTCGATCTCGACGCCGCACTCTCGGGGCTCGTCGCCACCGGGCTGCCGATCAGCGACCCGTGTGGTCCTGGTTCTCAGGTGAGCGGCACGTCGGTCGTCACCGTGTCGGGAGCGGCGGTTGCCGCTGGTGAGCGCTGCGAGTTCGACATCGAGGTAGCGGTCCCCGCCGGAGCTGTCGGCGATCACGTCATCGCGACGAGCGCCATCACCTCCGACGCCGGTTCGTTCTCGGCGGCCAGCGATCTCTTGTCGGTGGGTCGGGCGCCGAGTCTGACGTTCGACTTCGTCGAAGAACCCGTGGGTGCCGGAAGCCAGGTCACGCTCCGCTACACGATCGCCAACGACCGCACCGACGCTGCGGCCACCGACATCGCGTTCATCCATCCGTTCGACATGTTCGCCGACACGATGTCCCCGCTGATCCCGAGCGATCCGTGTGGCAGCGGCTCGTTGATGTACTCGACGGTCAACGCTGGTACTCCTCACGTCCAACTCCTGAACGGTGTCCTCGCCGCCGGTGCATCGTGCACGTTCGACGTGCTGATCGACGTGTCCGACGACGCCCCGAGCGGCATCTGGCCGAGCTCGACGTCCCGGCTCACGGCCACCGTCGCCGGCTCGGTCCTCTCGTCACGTGAAGCGTCCGACGACCTGCACACGATCGCGGCACCCAGCCTTCGCAAATCGTTCTCCACCGGCCCGCATCTGCCCGGCGACTCCGTCACCATCGAGTACTCGTTGGCCAGCACCGGAGCGGCACCCGACGAAGACCTCTCGGCGGAAGGCGCGGTGACCGCCATCTCGTTCACCGACGACCTCGATGCAGCGCTCGCCGGACTCGCTGCCACCGGACTCCCACTGAACGACGTCTGCGGCACCGGCTCGCAGGTGACCGGCACGTCGGTGCTCACGGTGACCGGCGCGAATCTGGCGCCAGGCACGGCGTGCACGTTCACGGTCGACGCGCAGGTTCCGGCCGGAGCATCGAGTGGCGCGTTCGTCAGCACGACGAGCGCGGTCATGGCCGACGTCGGCGGCGTCATCACCACCGGCGCACCGGCGACCGACGAGCTCGAGGTGTACGAACTCGTCGCGACCAAGTCCTTCATCGACGACCCGGTCACCACCGGCGGTTCCGCCACGCTGCGGTTCACCATCGAGAACCTCGGATCCTCGGATGCGACCGACATCTTCTTCACCGACAACCTCGGGTTGATGGCTCCGGGGATCGCCGCGACGACGGCCCCTCAACCCGATGTGTGCGGCGCCGGCTCCCAGATCACCGGAACCAACTTCCTCATCTTCGTCGGCGGCAACCTCCTCGCCGGCGAGTCGTGCACGTTCGACGTCGACGTCGCCATTCCCGCTTCCGTCGCCTCCGGCTCGTACACCAACACGACGAGTTCGGTGACGGCGACCGTTGACGGAACGACCGCCACGCTCGCTCCGATGTCCGACGTCCTGGTCGTCGAGCGGCCGCTTCCCGTGCTGCTCTCCGCCGAGGTGACCGACGATCCGGTGCTCGCCGGGGACACCGCCACGCTCGAGTTCACCATCGAGAACCCGAACGCGAGCGACGTGATGTCGTCGATCGAGTTCACCGCAGATCTCGATGAGGCACTCGCCGGCATGGTGGCCAGCGGGCTGCCGCTCGTCAATCCCTGTGGCGCCGGTTCGAACGTCAGCGGCTCGTCGGAGATCGTGGTCAGCGGAGCGAGCCTGGCCGGTGGCGCTTCGTGCAGCTTCTCGGTCACCCTGCAGATCCCGCCGGCGGTGGCATCGGGCCGTTCGTCCATCGTCACGTCGGCTCCCGATGCCTCGGTCGGTGGCTTCCCGACGACCGGCAACGTGGCGACCGCCGACTTCGTGGTCGCCGACCCCGGCGACGTGACCGTCACGATCGACCAGGCGTCGGGCCAGGCCGACCTCAGCAACGTCGAGCCCGTCTTCTTCGACGTCGTGTTCTCCGGTTCGGTCACGGATTTCAGCGGTGATGACGTCGAGTTGTCGGGCACCGCCCTGCCGACGACGGCGGTCGTCTCCGGCAGTGGAACGACGTACTCGGTGGCGGTGAGTGGCATGTCGACCGCCGGAACCGTGATCGCCGACATCGACGGCGGACGCGTTCGGGCCGACTCGCCGGTCAACGCGACGAACAGCCCGTCGACGTCCACCGACAACGTCATCGATTTCGACGGCGACGCGCCCACCGTCACGATCGAACAGGCCACCGCACAAGCCGATCCGACGAACATCGACAGTTTCGTCTTCGACGTCGAGTTCTCCGAACCCGTGAGTGGATTCACCGGCACCGACGTCACGGTTGGCGGCACCGCCGGCGCGGCAACCGTTGCGGTGGCCGGCACGAGCCCCGGAACCGACTTCACCGTCACGGTGAGCGGCGCCACGTCCGACGGCACCGTGGTGGCGTCGATCGGCGCTGGAGCCGTCGCCGACGACGCCGGCAACACGTCGGACGCCTCGACGTCGACCGACAACAGCGTCACGTACGACGCGACCGGCCCGACGGTCACGATCGAGCAGGCCACCGCGCAAGCCGATCCGACGAACGTCGACGGTTTCGTCTTCGACGTCGAGTTCTCCGAACCCGTGAGTGGCTTCACCGATGCCGATGTCACGGTCGGCGGCACCGCGGGCGCGGCAACCGTTGCGGTGGCCGGCACGAGCCCGGGAACCGACTTCACCGTCACGGTGAGCGGCGCCACCGGTGACGGAACGATCATCCCCACCGTGCGAGCCGGAGCGGTCGCCGACTCGCTCGGCAACCCGTCCACAGCATCCACCTCGGGCGACAACACCGTCACGTACGACGCGACCAGCCCGACGGTCACCATCGACCAGGCGGCGTCGCAGCGTGACCCGGTCAACGTCGAGCCGTTCGTGTTCGACGTCGTGTTCTCCGAGCCGGTCACCGGCTTCACGGGAACCGACGTGGTGATCGGCGGAACCGCCGGTGCCACCACCGCGGTGGTCAGCGGTTCGGGTTCGGCCTACACGGTCTCGGTGTCGGGCACTGCCAACGACGGCACGGTCACGGCATCGATCGTCTCGGCCGCCGTGACCGACCCGACCGGTAACCCGTCGGCGGCCTCGACCTCGACCGACAACCAGATCACCTACGACACCTCGTTGGCGTCGGTGACCGTCGAGCAGGCCGCTGGCCAGAGCGATCCGACCGCGACCGACGGTGTGGCGTTCGACGTCGTGTTCTCCGAACCGGTGACCGGATTCGATGCGTCCGACGTGGTCGTGAGCGGAGCGGGCGGGGCCTCGGTCGCCGTCTCCGGGTCGGGTGCGGCGTACGTCGCCACCGTCACGGGGCTCGCCGGAGAAGGAACGGTGTCGGCATCGGTCCCGGCCGGGGCGGCCGCCACTGCGGCCGGGGGCACGAACGTCGACTCCGTCTCGGTCGACTCGTCGGTGAGCTACGACTTCGTCGGCCCGACGATCGTCACGCCCGATTCCCCACTCGTCGTCGCCAACGATCCCGGCAAGGCCGGTGCCGACGTCACGTTCGTGGTCACCGCCACCGACGGACCGTCGGGCTCGACGCTCGACGCATCGCTGGATGTTGCTGATCTGGATGTCACCGCTCTCGATGTTGCTGCTCTGAGTGTCGCTGCTCTGGACGTTGCGGTGACGTGTGATCCGGTGTCGGGATCGTTCTTCTCGGTCGGCACCACCACGGTCACGTGCACGGCGTCCGACGAGCTCGGCAACGACTCGGTCGCGAGCTTCGACGTGACGGTCACCGACGAAGAGGCCCCGACGATCGCCGAAGTGCCCGACGTGCAGGCCACAGCCGCTGGTGCCGGTGGCACGGTGGTCGTCACGTACGACCTGCCGGCCGGCAGCGATGTGGCGGGTGCGGCATCGGTCGAGTGTGTGCCGCCCTCCGGTTCGGCGTTCCCGATCGGTGACACCACGGTCACGTGCACGGCAACCGACGACGCCGGCAACACCTCCACCACCACCTTCGTGGTGTCGGTCGTGTCGGTCGAACTCCCCGCAACCGGCGGAGGCCTGGGTCTCACCCGTCCGGCGCTGGGCGTCCTGCTCATCGGACTCGGCCTGTTCGTCGCCTCCCGCAGTCGTCGCCTCCGCGTCAGCTGA
- a CDS encoding nitroreductase family protein encodes MDLYDVMRTTFACRDWTDEPVSHETVHRILDNARFAPNGGNRQGWHVIVLDDKETRRRLIPLIEPTTSIYAAQTMAGESPWNSITPSSVDPAEAAAAGHSFPGLDKMVDAPVVLVITVDLSLVASFDKELDRVGVISGASIYPFVWNILLSARNEGLGGVLTTYLAGQEPEVQKVLGIPSHHAVAAMVPLGVPVKQLTKLRRAEVSEFTTIDSFDGPTFESPASGE; translated from the coding sequence ATGGATCTCTACGACGTCATGCGCACCACGTTCGCTTGTCGGGACTGGACCGACGAGCCGGTGTCGCACGAGACGGTGCACCGGATCCTCGACAACGCGCGCTTCGCACCCAACGGTGGCAACCGACAGGGCTGGCACGTCATCGTGCTCGACGACAAAGAGACGCGGCGCCGCCTGATTCCGCTGATCGAACCGACGACCTCGATCTACGCGGCCCAGACCATGGCCGGTGAGTCGCCGTGGAACTCGATCACACCCAGCTCGGTCGACCCGGCCGAGGCCGCCGCGGCCGGCCACTCGTTCCCCGGTCTCGACAAGATGGTCGACGCGCCCGTCGTCCTCGTGATCACGGTCGACCTCAGCCTCGTCGCCTCGTTCGACAAGGAACTCGACCGAGTGGGCGTGATCAGCGGCGCCTCGATCTATCCCTTCGTCTGGAACATCCTGCTCTCGGCGCGCAACGAAGGACTCGGCGGGGTGCTCACCACCTACCTCGCCGGCCAGGAGCCGGAGGTCCAGAAGGTGCTCGGGATCCCGTCGCACCACGCCGTTGCCGCCATGGTTCCGCTCGGCGTCCCGGTCAAACAGCTCACCAAGCTTCGTCGCGCCGAGGTCTCGGAGTTCACCACCATCGACTCGTTCGACGGCCCGACGTTCGAGTCGCCAGCGTCCGGTGAGTGA